The stretch of DNA CACTCAAATATTACAGGCTGAACTATAAGACTCAACTATAAGGATCATCCGCTGGCTAAATGCTCAAAGTTCAACATCAAAtgaagaaatattaaaaacacttttCCAAGATGAAGCAGTATAACACAGAACATAAAATGTAACTGTAACCCAACAACTGATGATTAATgcattataattttatattatgggtagttcattcatttcttttttttttttttttttagcctgtcatgtctggtagatcttgcaagcagaactgtgatctgaatgcgttgttgtgccaaacatatttgctatttcaagatgagctctataggttcattcatttctaaattagacatattttttaaaattaatcaaaaataaagaTTTCGTTCCTTTTGTATAATTTGTATAAGCTGAATAAATGTTCATAAGTCAACCACACAGCCAGCTATGCCAGTGAGAGGTGGGGCACACCTGGGGCAGGTGACCAGTCTGCTGCCTTCTCCATTTTTAGTCCTTAAAATCAGGAGGCAGAAACCCTGAACACAATTAGTGATATTATAATTGCAGCATTGGAAAAGAGCATCAGCAGACGgtgcatttctttttatatttctcATTCAGatcatttatttcttcttcttgtcttttATTCAGCTCCTCcagttgttgctgtttttcttcttttttcttcagctcttcGTTCAGTTTGGTTTCTGTGCCACGTGAGCGCTCCTGTAGCTGATTGTACCGTCGTCTGTGCTcgtcatttttctgttgcatTTTTGTGTCGTGCTCTCGATTCAGGGACTTTAACTCATCCTCGTGTTTTTCCTTCAGAGCTTTAAGTTCTTTGGTGTATTTCGTTCTGAAGTCATTCATCTCCTCAGCTTGTTTTCTGGCCTCTTCCtcgtgtttctttttcatgtcacgcatttttgtcttgtagttttcctccagctgttttctttctttttcctcaaaGACTCTTCTGATTCgatcttcttctcttcttttcttttcagatttttctcGTTCCTGGTCAAATTCTTTTTGGAGCTTTTCAAGTCGTTCTAGCTCCATAATGCGACTCCGTCGAGCTTCTCGAAATCTTTTCTCCCAccactcttttctctcctcctcccaggcctctcgctgttttCTCATCTGCTCTCTGCTCTCCACCAACTTTTTATCAAtcgtttctttttcttcactttcagattttatttttttctccaaaccTTCAAGCTTTTGTTCCCACTCCTGTCTTTGAAGGtcctcctcctttcttctcatcctctcctctgcttctctcttctcctgctctttctttctctggttGTGCTCCTTGTTGAtaatttcttccttttctttgagTTGTTGTTCTCtcagttttctctctttttcaattttcacttcctgttcatgcattcttcttttcatggcttctttttcttcttcatgctTTCTTTCAAGCTCCTCCATCTGTCTCTTCAtctcttcttccttctccttcaggattctCTGCATTTCCTTCTTTATCGCTGCTTCAGCTTCTTGCAGCATCTCATTGGTGTAGCAGCTGCCTCCATTTTCCTTCACCATGGTTTCAATCTTTGTTATCAGCTCACTGActtgtgtgtgattttcttTCTCATGGTTATTGAACACGTGGTATCTTCCTCCACAGTCAGTCAACAGCTTCTTAAAAGAATCatcacttttattttggaaatctTCGATGGACTCCCCGTCTGCCTGCAGTGAATCTCCTCCAGTTAAAAGAATCATGGTGAACTTTCTGGATTTTTTCCCAAAACCTTTCTTCATTAAATTAAGCGTTTCTTTATCCTCTGCTGTGAATCTTCCAATTTTTAACACCAGCAGAAAGACGTGTGGTCCTGGAGCCAGGAGACTGACACATTTCATCAGCTCCTCGTGAACCTCTTCGTTGTTCATAGTCGAGTCAAAAAGTCCGGGAGTGTCGACCACATCAACACGACGACCGTCCACCTCACTCTGAGCTTTCTGACAACATTTGGTGATTGATTTTTGACCTGATCCAGCTTTGAACTCTCTTCTTCCTAGAATGGTGTTTCCTGAAGAGCTCTTTCCATTTCCTGTCTTCCCAATCAGCACAATCCTGAGACGGTCTGTGCTCTGCGTCCCCTCATCACCTGTAAAGAGTATATAAATGTTTGAACAGGGACACATACGCCACCACAAAAGACCTGAAATGAAACAATCAAGATGCACTCAATCAAAAATAAAGCATCTTTCTTTGTACATccagttggattttttttttttcataatcatGAATAAACTGCTAATTTTTGAGTTTTTTCAGGAATCTTTTGCTAGCAGTGACTACCTGATGTCTGGAACCCAAAGATTTGTGATGCTGAGCCAGGCTTTTACTACAGCTTCATTCTGCCTTTATTTGAGGGGGCTGCAGCTCAGGGGGTGCAGTGGCTTGTTGAGTAATCAGagggtcagtggtttgattctGATCTGATGTGTACAGAATATGCAATGTAAAAAGTCCTTTGGTGGTTAGTAACACAGTAGCAGAGCTAAATTTACCACTTAGTTTGGTCTTCAGCTGCAGAATGCAAGTTTAGGTAATCCACTGCACGTCTTTACCTTAAACACTCTGGGTTGCTGTTGCAATATGTTTTTGGATAATTGTCCATCTGTACTGAAGCACTGTCCAGTCAAATCTACTGTATCTGAACATCCACCCATGTCCACTACAGCTGCTTCTCTGTCCTGTCACATCAGCTCCTGTGACCCAGCACCACTGGAGGTCCTGCATGTCCTGGCATCACATGGTTGGCAGCTGATTTTATATGCTACAGATGATGgggtgatttttgtttttagtaaaAATATTGCTTGTTTCACTTTCAGATCTACTTTGACAAAATATTGTAGGGTCACAATAACTATCACTCTACTACAGAGGTGTACGGAGGGCTAATTTTTGGACCTGATCTACAGCACAGagtataaataatttaaaaaacttaCAGTTGTCgtgtttcttgtttttcagtttttcaagcTCCGCCTGCTGCAAAGTGATGTTTCTCTCTTGTTGTACAATCTTTCTGATTTGGGCGTGTGCAAATGCAACAGTTGTGTAACTACATGGTTTATCCTTCCCCAGGCTCATATTTTCTATGTTATCCAACAGTTCTGGGATCTGCTGCTTGTCTTTGGTGTTGAGAACAACAAATCTTCCTCCACAGCTCTTACAGAGCTCCTGGATGTTCCTGTCATCCTTTAGAACATTAAGAACCTCTGGATCTGCAGGATCTGACTCCACAGTGAACAGAATCGTGGTGAAGTCATTGACTCGAGAGCTGAACGTGTTCTGGATGGTCTCTAACTCTCCCTTGTCTTCATCAGTGAGAGGAGCCACAGGTAGGACCAGGATGAAGGCATGGACACCTTCGGGATCACAGAGGGAGATACACCTGAGTGATTCCTCCATCACTGCCTCCTGAGGTTTTCCAGACAAGGCAGGCAGCTCCACCAGGGAAACCCGACGTCCACACACCTCTCCCTGATGTTTGACACACTCTGATGAGACTGAATGAAGCTCTGACTGATCTAAAATGGCCTCGGCTGCTGAAGTCttctctgctcctctcctccCACACAGAACCAGGTTTAAAGATGGTCTGATGTGTTCTGGCTCCTGTAGGTGGGGGTTGTATTCATTTGCAGTCATTTCAATCTTCTCCATTAATGATCCATAATTATCTTCAAACATGTTGTAAGCTCTTCCTCCACATTCTCTCAGGAGTTCTTTCACAGGGAAACTGATTTCATCGTGATGTGTGATGATGACCATGGAGCGTTTAAAGGCGTCCTGACCAAACAAACTCAGGGTGAACTTCAGAGCTTCTCCGTCCTCCTCACTGAAGTCAGAAGGTTtcactaacagcagcagaacattTGGTCCTGGATGACAGAGACTCACACAGCGCTTCACTTCTCTGCTCATGTCCTCCTCAGACAGACTGAACATGTCTGCAGTTTTCACTACTGTTAATAGTTTTCCTCTCCATTCTCCACAGGAGGCCATGCAGTGCCTGATGGGTGATTGCTTTTGGCAGTGAAAATCTTGATTCCCAGTGATGAGGTTGCCAAGTTTAGTCTTCTTGCCTTCACTTCTCCCCAACAGCACAATCCTGAATGCACACACTGTGATACAACAGAGAGAACAACACGAGATCACAAACACAAATTAGCCTAAAATCACAGCACTTGATATGAGGACCTCCCTTCAGTCATCTGTGTGCTCAGACAGTCTGTAGTGTTACTCATCAGGTCATTTATCCTATTCACAGTTAAAGATTCAGACCTCAAAGCCCGCCTCCCCCAGAACTTTGACCcacaccagtttgcctacagggCAAACCGGTCCATGGAGGATGCCATCACCACTGCTCTCCACACAGCCTTGGAACACTGGGACCACTCAGGAACCTACGTCAGGATGCTGCTTGATGATTACAGTTCAGGGTTCAACAATATCAGCCCTGACATCCTGGTGGAGAAGATGGCTGACGACTGTACCCCCACCTACTACTCAAACACCATAATCAAGTTTGCTAACAACACCATGGCGGTCGGCCTGATCACGGGGGGTGATGATTCAGCCTAcagggaggaaacacaggagCTGGCAGGGTGGTGCAGCAAAAACAACCTGGagctgaacaccactaagaccaGAGAGATGGTCATTGACTTTACACATATCTGAGGATCTCACCTGGTCTGCCAACACTGCAGAGACTCCACTTTCTGTGAGTCCTGCTCTTTGTAGCATATTCATGCTGGTTCTttagtatttttattcttttctattCTGTAACAACTGTACATGAAAACACAGTTTTCTAATTTCAGATCAGGAGGTTAGTCTGCCGGATGGAAATATGTTAACTTTTTAAACTATTTGCTCATACTTCAAGTTTATTGACCAAGTTTAGTTTTAAGAAAAGGTGACATTAcaccaaacaaaacattttaatcatttaaaagtgaaattattattattattttttagctgTGAACAGTTGAGGGATGTTTGGGTCAATCATGgagaaaataagaagaaatcTCAAATCTCAAATACATGATTAGCTCCAAAATAATTTTacttacagtaaaaaaatgatgttactatttacagtgttttgtatacattgtgtgtatatatgccTGTCAGAGCTGATTGTGCACtcaccagcagctgcagcagcacctgTGATCGGAGTCTTTGTCTCCTTTGGTTTGAGATGATCTCCTGGTAAATGTTCTGTTGTGTCCTCAGAAGCTTCACagctcacatgctgtccattgtTGTCCTTTATAATTTCATCCAGATGCATTAACAGCTCTGAAAGTTCAGTGTTGCTCCTCTTCAAGTatctgcatttacatttcttgatCATTTCATTTAATGCCGGACTTTCCATTAAAGCTTTGGTAGAAGCTTTGCTCTCCTCTGTGGGAGCTGAGATCAGAATCAGTGAATGATCAAATGATCGATCGCTGTAGCCTTCGAGGACTCTGCAGAGTCTCTGTTTGTGCTCCTCTGTGAACTTTTCAGGCTGTACGAGCAGCAGGAACACATGAGGTCCAGGTTCAGAGTTCTTTGCACAGTCATGAATAAACTTTGTCAGATCTTTGTCAGAGGTGTTCAGAGGAGGCAGATAGGGGGTGTTGATGACAGCTATGTTCCTGCCCTCTACTGTGCGACTGGTTTTCACACAGCATTTAGGTTTACTGCTGAACACAGTCTCTCCCAGTAAGAAGTTCCCCACTGAATTCCTCTCAGACCATCGTTTCCCCAGCAGAACAACCCTCAGCTCTGACACTGCACAAAACACAGATTTAGAAAAGGCAGctgaacacatacacacactgattcatttcatttcagtgctGCTTAAATCCACGAGTTTCAGTTTAAACAGAGTGTATCAATAAATAATTGTAAACTCAGATATTCTTGTTACTCACTGTTTGTTGGCAGGAATTCAAAGCTTTCCAGAGAGGCTGATCAGCTCtgatcaaaaacacacaaatatacacaacaTCAGAGTCATTTGCAatgttgtgtttctgtcacaACACGTTACTTCCTGTAagctcgctcctcttctgtatCGTTAGAACTTGCAGACGTCTGCACTCGGTCCCACAGTAACGCCTCAGtacaacaatataaattatacataaattgtgtttttgcctctttcatctctttgtgtgtgATAAGCCTCAGTGATGGACACACCGATATGACTGACTCTGTTATTGTTCCTCcttttaggctcagatcggtttgatgtttgaaggcgcactgatgGGAAATAAGAActctaaagtaacgagtctgtttggaAAATGTAACAAGCAggaagtacagatatttgtgtcaaAATGTACTGAGTTAAAGTAAAAAGCAGttagaaaataaatactcaagtacagtaacaaagtataaaTACTTTGTTCTTCCCACCTCCTTCCAGTACACAGCAGAGAACACACAGATGGCGCTTCTCTTCGGTCAGACGCTCAGCACTGACTGAAGCTGTTTTCCAGTTTAAGAACCATCTGCAAATCTGTGCatgtaaacacattttctcaATATTTAAgactaaagataaaaaaaagaagaagccagGATTAGAGGATGTGGAAATTGTTTTTATAGTTGACAATGTGATTTTACTGCTTTTCTAAAGATTATGTTGAACTTGGTAATACGCAATAGCATTCCAAATaatttgacctttaacctgttGTTTGACAGTAATGTACACCTGCACAGGAGACAGAGTTTCTGTTCAGAAACATAATCAGGCCAACAAAAGCAAATTCATTCCAAAAGATCAAACAAATAGTTTGGCTCAGGTTCAGAAAGAGAAGCTGAGCCAAATCAGGACTGATCATCAGTAAATAAACATTTGGAATCCTCCAAGATTATTCAGATCGTCTTAGACTGAAGAACGGAGACATTCATGACATGACCCAACAGTTTTTtagttatttgtgtgtgtgtgtgtgtttcttcatATGTTAAACCAACATATGTAGAAACATAAAAGCAGTTTCATCATCTGGGTTCTCAATATCTTTTTATCAGTCTGTGCAGAACACATACAGTTCACACTGGAATGGAATGTTGCTTCAGGCTGAGAGCAGATTgtgatgtacacacacacacacacacacacacacacacacacacacacacacacacacacacagtagttcAGTATAGGAAATCTATAGGTCAGGGTGTGGTCACTGAGTACACACACAAAGTGCACAGATAAATCCCTGAAATTAAAGCTCTAATAATGTGTGAACTTTAAGGCATCGACAGCAGACTGTAAACACATTTTGAGGCTTTAactgaaaataaggaaaatgcgGTTAATGCAGATCATATCTAACTTTTTGTTATGTAAGTTTTTCTTCCTGGTTGTCTTTAAGAACTGGAAGTTAAACTGGCGCATTTACAGTTTTCATAGTCTGACAATTTCAgacttcataaataaataaatctttatcAGTGCTGTAGAAACTTAAATCGATAAAGTACCGAATTCCACAGTAAACTGCGCAAACAGCGTTTCTGATTTCGGGCTCTTTTCTGTGTTTCGAATTAATTTGATCGCTTTGCTTAAAGCCCGTTTTTACCTGAGCTGACGGTCCGTGTCAGTCTGAGTGATCAGGAGGATGTTTGCAGGTCAGTCCGAAATTACTGTGAGAATAACTGAGAGAATAACCAGCTGATTCCTGCTCTAACGATGATTACAGCCGGTAAAATCAACCCTGAAGCTCCGTGTGGTTAAATGATCAGCTGATCGCTCAGCCAGCACCTGCAGACAGCTGAATTACTCACCACAGTATCTGTTTCCctgagaaataaataaagtgaaagtGCTGAACAGGACCGGGAAGCTCGATACTGACGTGTCGAGCTTCCGTAATGCGAGTCAAAACACCCGTGTCACGTGACCAGAGCTAATTGAAGTTTAGGTGAGTTTAAGCGGTTTCAAAATGTGTTTAACCTGCTGCCTTTGGTTGGGGGGGCATTTTGGACCGACCaccagtggcggtcctagcctgtttggcgccctgggcgagcatccctgccggcgccctcccacccccaccccaaccccccatagcaatcccgcagcagcgcctaccgcactactccacttggggggtaatgagcacctgctgtgtggtgcatgtagctttctgccatggtctgacagacaggttttaacagaaggtctccccaccatcacaggcacactcagaatttcttttaaattttatttgaaaaaaacatggaagaaactgaaatattacacagcttctgcttaccttcatctttgcttatttctcctgttgttcttttctctttttcctaaactgcacacctgatggctttgaccttttcctttccatctgccgtaatttgcactgaagctgaataggttataaccaccgcccatccacagggttgtcagatctgactgacagttgccagcccaacacaacaaaacctccattgaaactcatgttaatagcaccaggtgtgatatatatttaactagaagcactcagagcgcaaacctccgccaaggccatagggtcactgacgctgtaatacgtgtatctaaatactttgaaataatctttcatctttcccagacaacaataaccccctatcccgcaatagtgtgttacctcgaccagatcgcggctcctaaccgtagtagggagacctctggtctctacttcgcttggctcgtggctggtaactaacttgctcatccatgtgggtcacctttagcaaggcggagaaatgcagcaagtcgaaggattttagcaacagaacttttattcctttttccaccgccaccgaacacactttttccctcgcgctcgtctcccacgctagcccgcatacacacacacggggcagagaaaagtgggtggtgtctcttaaaggggaaggctctgcctgtatcccgcaatactgaagaatccttaaaaaaaaattcctggatccagatcgtgatttggatcgccaccaaaatttaatcacttcttcctcttgtcatttccaaccgctccacaaaatttcagtgacatccgttcataacttttggagtaattctgctgaaaaacagacagacaaacaaacaacgcaaccgaaaacataacctccttggcggaggtaaatatacagagctttgggtgagttgcctttatttataattcagcagttactgttggctgtaaccaggccaaaactgtacaggcatgaatgaatgaacccggctgactgtctcactctcacgccatcactgcttcacttgactcgcaccccaggctgagaggagaagggggcggggcagcgctgtgtgtgtgtgacggtctagtgaagcagtgacagcgagacagagaatcccccgcctgcccctttccttctgttacaacctgtctgaccattgcagaaagctacatgcaatacacagcaagcagagggcgcccattaccccacaagtggagcagtgcggtaggcgctgttgcggcgatcgcaatgcattgggggaaggggggcggtcatgccgccctagatgaaatgccgccctgggcggctgcccatgtcgcccatatcagaaaccgccactgccgACCACAGTCATTTGGGCTGAGCTCTGAATCACtgaattaatgtttttaaatactttcacttttatttattccaaGCACCACGTGCttggaataaataaaagtgaaagtatTTAAAAGAATTGAGTATTTTACATGCACTGTACAGTGCATGTAAAATACTCAACgtctcattattatttttgctgtggaTTGTGAAGCTCACTATAGACCATCCATCTACTTGAACACCAGAATCCAAagtgtaaaaaataataatgtcttATTTGATGATGATTACAGATGAAACAGACTGCTGTGAGCTCCACTGCCTCACAGAGAAAGCAGCACTGTGCTGTAAATTCAATAAATTATCTCAATAGAAACCGCCTCTACTTTCAAggagtaaaataaaacaggccaaaattttcagctctgtcttttttctgctttcagcagaaaatgcattttttttattgatttattgtcaCGTTAAGCCGTTACCCGCTTATTGTGCAGccagaaactgctgaaaaaagtgtgaaaacccaaataaaaatgcaagaaaacCAGATACATTTATTACAGATGGCCTATTTGTGAACAATTTTCACAATACAaggttttcttcatttttattcactgcAGGTTTTTACAGCATTGGCAGCATGTTTTGGACTTTTCTGCGCTCATAATTTACACAactggctgaaatacagccccaAACCCTGATTTACAGACAGGTGTAGACGCTCACTGTTGTAGCGCTGTtatgacctcctccatacatattgatgacaatttgaaatAAATCATCTGGAAACCACAATTTCATGAATTATTTTATTCCATTTATTTGTCTCTATTTATTCAtatgtgtgcagtgtgttctaaggacactgcacaccatgctgagataggTTTTCAGCTTGGCTAATGTCGGAGCATAAATACTATTTCATGTCTGTCAAATTTTGTtatctttgatatttttcatagattcaaccaaagaaatgggaacacatacattttattttttgtggctaaaaatgcaatttaaaattctttcttgcttaattttctgttatgtgtggagacaacactggttcatctcgAGTCAGGttccctttttatgcttgaataattcataggtcattgttaacaaaaaaagaaaaaagaaaaaagtcctctgaaaatgttaaggtactgcactgaaaatgagtgaaaaagcagccgatgtcccaaaaactttgaaagaccttcagaaagctgacAAACTGCTGCTAAAGACTACGTTAAAGTCTGGCTccatggaagcaaaatataaagacatgaaGGGTTCTTTGAG from Archocentrus centrarchus isolate MPI-CPG fArcCen1 chromosome 7, fArcCen1, whole genome shotgun sequence encodes:
- the LOC115783219 gene encoding GTPase IMAP family member 8-like; translation: MSELRVVLLGKRWSERNSVGNFLLGETVFSSKPKCCVKTSRTVEGRNIAVINTPYLPPLNTSDKDLTKFIHDCAKNSEPGPHVFLLLVQPEKFTEEHKQRLCRVLEGYSDRSFDHSLILISAPTEESKASTKALMESPALNEMIKKCKCRYLKRSNTELSELLMHLDEIIKDNNGQHVSCEASEDTTEHLPGDHLKPKETKTPITGAAAAAVCAFRIVLLGRSEGKKTKLGNLITGNQDFHCQKQSPIRHCMASCGEWRGKLLTVVKTADMFSLSEEDMSREVKRCVSLCHPGPNVLLLLVKPSDFSEEDGEALKFTLSLFGQDAFKRSMVIITHHDEISFPVKELLRECGGRAYNMFEDNYGSLMEKIEMTANEYNPHLQEPEHIRPSLNLVLCGRRGAEKTSAAEAILDQSELHSVSSECVKHQGEVCGRRVSLVELPALSGKPQEAVMEESLRCISLCDPEGVHAFILVLPVAPLTDEDKGELETIQNTFSSRVNDFTTILFTVESDPADPEVLNVLKDDRNIQELCKSCGGRFVVLNTKDKQQIPELLDNIENMSLGKDKPCSYTTVAFAHAQIRKIVQQERNITLQQAELEKLKNKKHDNCDEGTQSTDRLRIVLIGKTGNGKSSSGNTILGRREFKAGSGQKSITKCCQKAQSEVDGRRVDVVDTPGLFDSTMNNEEVHEELMKCVSLLAPGPHVFLLVLKIGRFTAEDKETLNLMKKGFGKKSRKFTMILLTGGDSLQADGESIEDFQNKSDDSFKKLLTDCGGRYHVFNNHEKENHTQVSELITKIETMVKENGGSCYTNEMLQEAEAAIKKEMQRILKEKEEEMKRQMEELERKHEEEKEAMKRRMHEQEVKIEKERKLREQQLKEKEEIINKEHNQRKKEQEKREAEERMRRKEEDLQRQEWEQKLEGLEKKIKSESEEKETIDKKLVESREQMRKQREAWEEERKEWWEKRFREARRSRIMELERLEKLQKEFDQEREKSEKKRREEDRIRRVFEEKERKQLEENYKTKMRDMKKKHEEEARKQAEEMNDFRTKYTKELKALKEKHEDELKSLNREHDTKMQQKNDEHRRRYNQLQERSRGTETKLNEELKKKEEKQQQLEELNKRQEEEINDLNEKYKKKCTVC